Within the uncultured Bacteroides sp. genome, the region TGTTTACGAATTATTTGTTAATTAAAACAGCTTATTTAATTTCAATCAATCTCTCTGCTTTCTTTTCTTGTTGGGGACTCATTTTCGGAATATTGATTGTCAGTACACCGTTTTCCACACCAGCTTCAATCTGATCCTTCTCTGCATTATCCGGAAGAAGCATTGTTTGTTGGAATTTTGTATAAGAAAATTCGCGTCTTAGGTAGCGACCTTCCTTATTTTCTTCTTTGTGCTCTTGTCTCTTTTCCATGGTAACAACAAGCTGATTGTCTTCATCAATTTTGATATTGAAGTCCTCTTTTGTCATTCCCGGAGCAGCTACTTCCACTTTGTACTCTTTCTCTGTTTCAATTACATTGATGGCAGGGGCTGTAGCATTAGTTTTTACCATCC harbors:
- a CDS encoding Hsp20/alpha crystallin family protein; translated protein: MMPVRRSQNWLPDVFNDLFDTNWMVKTNATAPAINVIETEKEYKVEVAAPGMTKEDFNIKIDEDNQLVVTMEKRQEHKEENKEGRYLRREFSYTKFQQTMLLPDNAEKDQIEAGVENGVLTINIPKMSPQQEKKAERLIEIK